A window of the Corallococcus soli genome harbors these coding sequences:
- a CDS encoding IS66 family transposase gives MVRLTTERDVERLRQAALLLEAENRRLTSRVLELTRQLLTAKGEAAEVLQLRLVELERQLSQARDSLYGPSSEKRPRPSAAPVPAPAEANSPRGHGPRQQALPVEEVVHLLDVADQQCPQCGGALSAMTGQYEEAEEVDVVERRFVLKRHRRQKYRCGCGGCVETALGPPKLQPGGRYSLDFALEVAVQKYLEHAPLERQVRAMAREGLAVDSQTLWDQVLRLSRLLLPTWEALWLSQLRRRVLGADETRWPL, from the coding sequence ATGGTGCGCCTCACCACCGAGAGGGACGTCGAAAGGCTGCGCCAGGCGGCGCTGCTGCTGGAGGCGGAGAATCGCCGCCTGACGTCCCGCGTGCTGGAGCTGACGCGCCAGTTGCTGACGGCGAAGGGCGAGGCGGCCGAAGTGCTGCAATTGCGGCTGGTGGAGTTGGAGCGGCAGCTGTCCCAGGCGCGCGACTCCCTCTACGGCCCCTCCAGCGAGAAGCGCCCGCGCCCCTCGGCCGCGCCCGTGCCGGCCCCCGCCGAAGCGAATTCCCCGCGCGGCCACGGGCCGCGCCAGCAGGCGCTGCCGGTGGAGGAGGTGGTGCATCTCTTGGACGTGGCGGACCAGCAATGCCCCCAGTGCGGCGGCGCGCTGTCCGCCATGACGGGCCAGTACGAGGAGGCCGAGGAAGTCGACGTGGTGGAGCGCCGCTTCGTCCTCAAGCGCCACCGCCGACAGAAGTACCGCTGCGGCTGCGGCGGGTGCGTGGAGACGGCGCTGGGCCCGCCGAAGCTTCAGCCCGGGGGGCGCTACTCGCTGGACTTCGCGCTGGAAGTCGCCGTCCAGAAGTACCTCGAGCACGCGCCGCTGGAGCGGCAGGTGCGGGCCATGGCGCGCGAGGGCCTGGCGGTGGACAGCCAGACACTCTGGGACCAGGTGCTGAGGCTTTCGCGCCTGCTGCTGCCCACCTGGGAGGCCCTGTGGCTCTCCCAGCTGCGCCGGCGGGTGCTGGGCGCGGATGAGACGCGCTGGCCGCTGC
- the tnpB gene encoding IS66 family insertion sequence element accessory protein TnpB (TnpB, as the term is used for proteins encoded by IS66 family insertion elements, is considered an accessory protein, since TnpC, encoded by a neighboring gene, is a DDE family transposase.), which yields MMGTTRRLAVYAYARPCDMRKSFDTLAALVTQGMGRDLLGGDVFLFVGRNRKRAKALFFDGTGLCLYAKRLEKGRFAAVWKRAQREEPVALTLPELTLFFEGGEVLGRQSLSPGAAEAVPVFARARAAG from the coding sequence ATGATGGGCACGACGCGCAGGCTGGCGGTGTACGCGTACGCGCGCCCATGCGATATGCGCAAGTCCTTCGACACGCTGGCCGCGCTGGTGACGCAGGGCATGGGCCGCGACTTGCTGGGCGGAGACGTCTTCCTTTTCGTCGGCAGAAACCGCAAGCGGGCCAAGGCCCTCTTCTTCGACGGCACGGGGCTGTGTCTGTACGCGAAGCGGTTGGAGAAAGGCCGCTTCGCGGCGGTATGGAAGCGCGCGCAGAGGGAGGAGCCGGTGGCGCTGACGCTGCCGGAGTTGACGCTCTTCTTCGAGGGGGGCGAGGTGCTGGGAAGGCAAAGCCTCTCACCGGGGGCGGCCGAGGCGGTGCCGGTATTCGCGCGGGCGCGGGCGGCGGGCTGA